A window from Drosophila kikkawai strain 14028-0561.14 chromosome 2L, DkikHiC1v2, whole genome shotgun sequence encodes these proteins:
- the LOC108075899 gene encoding trichohyalin isoform X4, with product MHHLYPSLKGDQLCPLGFHPQTRYPTRCKRCFRDYKEHGARRAGEEVAASSPNLSDAQSSRPTSRTWTSTQNLTSANITNGNDIELRKRPQSWASTPDIDEPDDAGRRPQPAVPSRATVAEDNNVAVTVKLPVPPRRHTTALDIKEVEHALTPSTRVTSSPSKTSSIPDELVILSTDSLAERVRKMNLLKKQRSLNSRENSRERSVPRRDEETESTASTAPAVPDRPERSKSGTSLNQTPQAELKRAALPPKKVAVAAATTTTASSSSGTSNLKTTTSVSSEVKVAASSSSSSVRRKEADVAVASKEIKRQTVPAASSSHTSSNHTTTPSTPAKSQDAQAMQEQMKLLRTELETMKVRAERAERDKSDILLRRLASMDTSTNRTAASEALNLQQKLNEMKEQLDRVSDDKRKLNLRMKELESKGSESELRRKLQAAEQICEELMEENQSAKREILNLQAEMDEVQDTFRDDEVKAKTSLQKELEKATKNCRILSFKLKKSDRKIETLEQERQSSFNAELSAKVKKLEEELRFSSELTRKLQTEAEELRNPGKKKAPMLGVLGKSTSADAKITRESLTRGGSQEDPQHLQRELQDSIERETDLKDQLKFAEEEAEHLRKKVTRFEDENESLMMQLKKMATRSRSRKLSPTPHPHRLAPEVQADRDEGISDEDDPAELRILLELNEQEASILRLKVEDLEKENAESKKYVRELQTKLRQDNSSSSGSKSSLLSFGTSPSAAEKKLKTLNEELSLLRKTLQEKEQAAESLKDQLSRLSTLETENDKLAKENKRLLALRKASEKNGEVDAKMKESLAVAQRERDELTARLKRMQLEADAKLPARTAKRVNDLTPKSHLKKWVEELEDEISEMRVMLSSSGTDQLKALQTAKGSLEEEVQKYKQKLTLAEGDVQRLKLLNGTSSKVNELEQKLKRSDEDAKKLNSKLKDLEEKLKKQDVQLKQTEVNKSSLETQSKREKERLSGLEKDLEKQGKEKEKLEAKITQLDADLLSAKKTAEKNKSSLEKEIKDLKAKASKSDSKQVQDLKKQVEEVQSSLSSEQKRYEDLNNLWEKLSEETILMRAQLTTEKQSLQAELNANRQKISEMDTIRIERTDMARKLNEAQKKIADLQAKALKTSNGNGGEYERTVLKNKLSEKEHEYERLRRENEMNIDLVFQLRKDNDDLNGKLSDYNRIEQAQLSLNGHGARRDAEIRDLKDQLQNTELQMKSEVATTRLRYEQQVKNLSGELNSMQRQCERFKKDRDAFKQMLEVAQKKIGDLKANNTGRQSRGSMHSSDDDDKSKIAYLEQQIGHLEDQLVESRLESSKVKTELVSERSANEIKISEMQSKLNEFEEERVIGSGSTKLPGMKTKLELSWQKEREDQQRLLQETSTLARDLRQTLFEVERERDKERLESKRKLDQIKRATEEEMEEGRKKIAELQCDLLELRDVHAKLRTSNEKLRRERERYEKELIKRRMEADGGDRKVGALLQTVDELVKIAPDLKMVGSGGSSRGGTGYDKNLRPEQPDVRRSRSPSPTLSSSQITNVLARLAEASEELRKFQRLNEDEQERSRIRRGNLRRAASQENDHHGSTSSVASAAGSQRGGNRVSRNSSNNGSLIRKSLSLDHSIQRDQNIWRQDDGSVSSMQSIDSELGGLVRDSSLDSRLDSRLSGGSTQSDLPRGPRKKKKGIMGKLRSLTKSSRNSESEISIQGSDSDISVASDMRSSKKDLRGRLSGMFKRSGSNSRSESMERAGSEQRPVAVTVVGHPDGPQPREPPPANSLTPRPIRSIPKPPSGGGVPTTPTTRRRVAK from the exons ATGCATCATCTATATCCATCGCTGAAAGGCGATCAGCTCTGCCCCCTCGGCTTTCATCCACAGACTCGGTATCCAACGCGATGTAAGCGCTGTTTCCGGGATTACAAGGAGCATGGAGCCCGGAGGGCGGGCGAAGAGGTGGCCGCCTCCTCGCCCAATCTATCCGATGCCCAGAGTTCGCG ACCCACTTCCCGGACGTGGACTTCAACGCAAAATCTTACCAGCGCGAATATAACCAACGGCAATGATATAG AGCTGAGGAAGCGTCCGCAGTCCTGGGCCTCTACGCCGGACATTGACGAGCCGGACGATGCCGGGCGCCGTCCGCAGCCAGCGGTCCCTAGCCGAGCAACCGTTGCCGAGGATAACAATGTGGCCGTCACTGTCAAGCTGCCGGTGCCGCCGCGGCGTCACACAACTGCCTTGGACATTAAGGAG GTGGAACACGCTCTTACACCGTCAACCCGTGTCACATCCTCGCCCAGTAAAACTTCAAGTATTCCAGATGAGTTAGTCATCCTGTCGACAGACAGTCTAGCCGAGCGTGTCCGAAAAATGAATCTCCTCAAGAAGCAACGCAGTCTGAACTCCCGAGAAAACAGTCGCGAGCGATCCGTTCCGCGGAGAGATGA GGAAACCGAGTCCACTGCATCCACTGCGCCAGCAGTTCCTGATCGACCTGAGCGCAGTAAGTCGGGAACTTCGTTGAATCAGACTCCACAAGCTGAGCTGAAACGCGCCGCGCTGCCACCAAAAAAAGTGGCGGTGGCTGCGGCCACGACAACAACGGCGTCCAGCAGCAGTGGAACCAGCAACCTGAAGACCACAACATCCGTCTCTAGTGAAGTGAAGGTAGCTGCATCTTCAAGTTCCAGTTCGGTGCGTCGCAAGGAAGCGGATGTTGCCGTGGCCAGCAAGGAAATTAAAAGACAAACCGTACCCGCTGCATCATCATCCCACACCTCCTCCAACCACACAACCACTCCCAGCACGCCGGCCAAGTCCCAGGATGCCCAGGCCATGCAGGAGCAAATGAAATTGCTGCGAACGGAGTTGGAGACGATGAAGGTACGGGCAGAGAGAGCGGAGCGCGACAAAAGCGATATCCTGCTGCGGCGTCTGGCCTCCATGGATACCAGCACCAATCGGACAGCTGCATCTGAGGCCCTAAATCTCCAGCAGAAGCTAAACGAAATGAAGGAGCAGCTGGACCGAGTCAGCGATGACAAGCGCAAGCTGAACCTTCGGATGAAGGAGCTGGAGAGCAAGGGCAGCGAGTCCGAGCTCAGGCGGAAGCTGCAGGCCGCCGAGCAGATTTGCGAGGAGCTGATGGAGGAGAACCAGTCTGCCAAGCGGGAGATACTCAATCTGCAAGCCGAGATGGACGAGGTGCAGGACACGTTCCGCGATGACGAGGTGAAGGCAAAGACCAGCCTGCAGAAGGAACTTGAGAAGGCCACCAAGAACTGTCGCATCCTCAGCTTCAAGCTAAAGAAGAGCGACCGCAAGATTGAGACGCTGGAGCAGGAGCGCCAGAGCTCCTTCAACGCCGAACTGAGTGCGAAGGTCAAAAAattggaggaggagctgcgaTTCTCTAGTGAGCTCACCAGGAAGCTGCAG ACCGAGGCCGAAGAGTTGCGAAACCCTGGGAAGAAGAAGGCGCCCATGCTAGGTGTTCTGGGCAAGTCGACATCGGCGGATGCCAAGATCACCAGAGAGTCCCTCACGCGTGGAGGCTCACAGGAAGATCCGCAGCACTTGCAGCGCGAGCTACAGGACTCCATTGAGCGGGAGACGGACCTAAAGGACCAATTAAAATTCGCCGAAGAGGAG GCTGAACACTTGAGGAAAAAGGTGACTCGTTTCGAGGATGAAAATGAGTCGTTGATGATGCAGTTGAAAAAAATGGCAACGCGCTCAAGAA GTCGTAAGCTCAGCCCCACCCCGCATCCTCATCGCCTCGCTCCCGAGGTCCAGGCCGATCGCGACGAGGGAATCTCCGACGAGGATGACCCTGCCGAGCTGAGAATTCTGCTGGAGCTGAACGAGCAGGAGGCCTCCATACTGCGCCTCAAGGTGGAGGATCTGGAGAAGGAGAATGCCGAGTCCAAGAAGTATGTGCGTGAGCTTCAAACCAAGCTGCGGCAGGACAATTCCAGTTCCAGTGGCAGCAAGAGCTCTCTTCTCAGCTTCGGAACGTCTCCGAGTGCGGCCGAAAAGAAACTGAAGACCCTCAACGAGGAGCTGAGCCTGCTGCGAAAGACGCtgcaggagaaggagcaggcGGCTGAGTCTCTCAAGGACCAACTCAGCAGATTGAGCACACTGGAAACCGAAAACGACAAGTTGGCCAAGGAGAATAAGCGGCTCCTGGCTCTGCGCAAGGCCAGCGAAAAGAACGGCGAGGTGGATGCAAAGATGAAGGAATCTCTGGCAGTGGCCCAGCGGGAAAGGGATGAGCTGACTGCTCGGCTGAAGCGGATGCAGTTGGAAGCGGATGCCAAGCTGCCAGCTCGCACTGCCAAAAGGGTCAACGATCTGACGCCCAAGAGCCATCTTAAGAAATGGGTGGAGGAGTTGGAGGACGAGATCAGCGAGATGCGGGTAATGCTCAGCTCCAGTGGAACTGATCAGCTCAAGGCCCTACAAACAGCCAAGGGGAGTCTTGAGGAAGAGGTGCAGAAATATAAACAGAAGCTGACCCTGGCCGAGGGCGACGTCCAGCGATTGAAGCTTCTCAATGGCACCAGCAGCAAGGTCAACGAGCTGGAACAGAAGCTCAAGCGCAGCGATGAGGATGCCAAGAAACTTAACTCGAAGCTCAAGGATTTGGAGGAGAAGCTCAAAAAGCAGGACGTTCAACTGAAGCAGACTGAGGTGAACAAGTCCAGTTTGGAGACGCAGAGCAAGCGGGAGAAGGAGAGGCTATCGGGCCTGGAGAAGGACTTGGAAAAGCAAGGCAAGGAAAAGGAGAAGCTGGAGGCCAAGATCACCCAACTGGACGCGGATCTACTCAGTGCCAAGAAGACAGCCGAGAAGAACAAATCGAGCTTGGAAAAGGAGATCAAGGATCTCAAGGCCAAGGCCAGCAAGTCAGATAGCAAGCAAGTGCAGGATCTCAAGAAGCAAGTGGAGGAGGTCCAGTCCTCGCTAAGCTCGGAGCAAAAGCGCTACGAGGACCTCAACAACCTGTGGGAGAAACTCTCCGAGGAAACTATCCTGATGCGGGCCCAACTCACCACCGAGAAGCAGAGCCTTCAGGCCGAGCTGAACGCCAACAGGCAGAAGATCTCCGAGATGGACACCATCCGAATCGAGCGCACCGACATGGCTCGCAAGTTGAATGAAGCTCAAAAGAAGATCGCCGACCTGCAGGCCAAAGCCCTCAAGACCTCCAATGGCAATGGCGGCGAGTACGAGCGCACGGTTCTCAAGAACAAGCTGTCGGAGAAGGAGCACGAGTATGAGCGGCTGCGCCGAGAGAACGAGATGAACATCGACCTGGTATTCCAGCTCCGTAAGGATAACGACGATCTCAATGGCAAATTGAGCGATTACAACCGGATCGAGCAGGCCCAGCTATCGTTGAATGGCCATGGAGCGAGACGAGATGCTGAGATCAGGGATCTGAAGGACCA ATTACAAAACACTGAGCTTCAAATGAAGTCTGAGGTGGCTACCACTCGACTGCGGTACGAGCAGCAGGTGAAGAACCTCAGCGGAGAACTGAACTCAATGCAG CGCCAATGTGAACGCTTCAAGAAAGATCGAGACGCCTTCAAGCAGATGCTGGAAGTGGCGCAGAAGAAGATCGGGGATCTGAAGGCCAACAACACGGGCAGACAAAGTCGTGGTTCCATGCACAGCAGCGATGACGATGACAAGAGCAAGATCGCCTACTTGGAACAGCAG ATTGGTCATCTGGAGGATCAGCTGGTCGAGTCCCGGCTAGAGTCCAGCAAGGTCAAGACCGAACTTGTCTCCGAGCGCAGTGCCAACGAGATCAAAATCTCCGAGATGCAATCGAAGCTGAACGAGTTCGAAGAGGAACGGGTCATCGGATCGGGCAGCACCAAGTTGCCGGGCATGAAGACTAAGCTGGAGTTGTCCTGGCAGAAGGAGCGGGAGGATCAGCAGCGTCTGCTGCAGGAGACCTCCACTCTGGCCCGAGATTTGCGCCAGACCCTCTTTGAAGTGGAACGCGAGCGGGACAAGGAGCGGCTGGAGTCCAAGCGAAAGTTGGACCAAATCAAGCGCGCCACCGAGGAGGAAATGGAGGAGGGACGCAAAAAGATTGCCGAGCTTCAGTGCGATCTGCTGGAGCTGCGCGATGTCCATGCCAAACTGCGTACCTCCAACGAGAAGTTAAGGCGCGAG CGTGAACGCTACGAAAAGGAACTGATCAAGAGACGCATGGAGGCGGATGGCGGCGACCGAAAGGTGGGGGCTCTTTTGCAAACTGTTGACGAGCTAGTGAAGATCGCTCCTGACCTTAAAATGGTGGGCAGCGGAGGATCCTCGCGAGGCGGCACCGGATACGATAAGAACTTGCGTCCAGAACAGCCGGATGTGCGGCGCAGTCGATCGCCCTCGCCAACGCTTAGCAGCTCACAAATCACCAATGTCCTGGCGCGATTGGCTGAGGCGTCCGAGGAGTTGCGAAAGTTCCAGAGGCTAAACGAAGACGAACAGGAGCGGAGCCGGATTCGACGCGGCAATTTGCGACGAGCTGCCTCGCAGGAAAACGATCACCACGGCAGCACTAGCTCGGTGGCCAGTGCAGCGGGCTCACAGCGCGGCGGGAATCGCGTCTCCCGGAATTCGTCCAATAATGGCAGCCTGATTCGAAAGAGCCTCTCACTGGATCACTCCATACAGAGGGATCAG AACATTTGGCGCCAGGACGATGGCAGTGTGTCCTCAATGCAATCTATTGACTCGGAGCTAGGCGGCCTGGTCCGAGACTCCAGCTTGGATTCACGACTCGATTCGCGTCTATCGGGAGGATCCACCCAGAGCGATTTACCCCGGGGACCtcgcaaaaagaaaaagggcATCATGGGCAAGCTGCGCAGCCTGACCAAGAGCAGTCGCAATTCCGAGAGTGAAATATCA ATTCAAGGATCTGATTCAGACATCAGCGTTGCCAGCGATATGAGGTCGAGCAAAAAGGATCTGCGTGGCCGGCTTTCCGGGATGTTCAAGCGCTCCGGCTCTAATTCACGCAGCGAGAGCATGGAACGAGCTGGGTCCGAGCAGAGACCCGTGGCCGTTACAGTCGTGGGACATCCGGATGGACCACAGCCTCGCGAGCCGCCACCTGCCAATTCCCTTACACCGAGACCGATACGTTCT ATCCCAAAACCACCCAGCGGCGGAGGAGTACCCACCACACCAACCACAAGACGACGTGTAGCCAAGTAG
- the LOC108075899 gene encoding uncharacterized protein isoform X2, translating to MHHLYPSLKGDQLCPLGFHPQTRYPTRCKRCFRDYKEHGARRAGEEVAASSPNLSDAQSSRPTSRTWTSTQNLTSANITNGNDIELRKRPQSWASTPDIDEPDDAGRRPQPAVPSRATVAEDNNVAVTVKLPVPPRRHTTALDIKEVEHALTPSTRVTSSPSKTSSIPDELVILSTDSLAERVRKMNLLKKQRSLNSRENSRERSVPRRDEETESTASTAPAVPDRPERSKSGTSLNQTPQAELKRAALPPKKVAVAAATTTTASSSSGTSNLKTTTSVSSEVKVAASSSSSSVRRKEADVAVASKEIKRQTVPAASSSHTSSNHTTTPSTPAKSQDAQAMQEQMKLLRTELETMKVRAERAERDKSDILLRRLASMDTSTNRTAASEALNLQQKLNEMKEQLDRVSDDKRKLNLRMKELESKGSESELRRKLQAAEQICEELMEENQSAKREILNLQAEMDEVQDTFRDDEVKAKTSLQKELEKATKNCRILSFKLKKSDRKIETLEQERQSSFNAELSAKVKKLEEELRFSSELTRKLQTEAEELRNPGKKKAPMLGVLGKSTSADAKITRESLTRGGSQEDPQHLQRELQDSIERETDLKDQLKFAEEELQRLRDRDRERKRVRFSCGTQTFHEMQSELVAFPRGTQTEALVQSDVSTSMENWVATKEGVTQTDLEREITPSPFMGLFPSSSSSSHSRVGQSNRSLLFPSAISHVLLSGAGRKLSPTPHPHRLAPEVQADRDEGISDEDDPAELRILLELNEQEASILRLKVEDLEKENAESKKYVRELQTKLRQDNSSSSGSKSSLLSFGTSPSAAEKKLKTLNEELSLLRKTLQEKEQAAESLKDQLSRLSTLETENDKLAKENKRLLALRKASEKNGEVDAKMKESLAVAQRERDELTARLKRMQLEADAKLPARTAKRVNDLTPKSHLKKWVEELEDEISEMRVMLSSSGTDQLKALQTAKGSLEEEVQKYKQKLTLAEGDVQRLKLLNGTSSKVNELEQKLKRSDEDAKKLNSKLKDLEEKLKKQDVQLKQTEVNKSSLETQSKREKERLSGLEKDLEKQGKEKEKLEAKITQLDADLLSAKKTAEKNKSSLEKEIKDLKAKASKSDSKQVQDLKKQVEEVQSSLSSEQKRYEDLNNLWEKLSEETILMRAQLTTEKQSLQAELNANRQKISEMDTIRIERTDMARKLNEAQKKIADLQAKALKTSNGNGGEYERTVLKNKLSEKEHEYERLRRENEMNIDLVFQLRKDNDDLNGKLSDYNRIEQAQLSLNGHGARRDAEIRDLKDQLQNTELQMKSEVATTRLRYEQQVKNLSGELNSMQRQCERFKKDRDAFKQMLEVAQKKIGDLKANNTGRQSRGSMHSSDDDDKSKIAYLEQQIGHLEDQLVESRLESSKVKTELVSERSANEIKISEMQSKLNEFEEERVIGSGSTKLPGMKTKLELSWQKEREDQQRLLQETSTLARDLRQTLFEVERERDKERLESKRKLDQIKRATEEEMEEGRKKIAELQCDLLELRDVHAKLRTSNEKLRRERERYEKELIKRRMEADGGDRKVGALLQTVDELVKIAPDLKMVGSGGSSRGGTGYDKNLRPEQPDVRRSRSPSPTLSSSQITNVLARLAEASEELRKFQRLNEDEQERSRIRRGNLRRAASQENDHHGSTSSVASAAGSQRGGNRVSRNSSNNGSLIRKSLSLDHSIQRDQNIWRQDDGSVSSMQSIDSELGGLVRDSSLDSRLDSRLSGGSTQSDLPRGPRKKKKGIMGKLRSLTKSSRNSESEISIQGSDSDISVASDMRSSKKDLRGRLSGMFKRSGSNSRSESMERAGSEQRPVAVTVVGHPDGPQPREPPPANSLTPRPIRSIPKPPSGGGVPTTPTTRRRVAK from the exons ATGCATCATCTATATCCATCGCTGAAAGGCGATCAGCTCTGCCCCCTCGGCTTTCATCCACAGACTCGGTATCCAACGCGATGTAAGCGCTGTTTCCGGGATTACAAGGAGCATGGAGCCCGGAGGGCGGGCGAAGAGGTGGCCGCCTCCTCGCCCAATCTATCCGATGCCCAGAGTTCGCG ACCCACTTCCCGGACGTGGACTTCAACGCAAAATCTTACCAGCGCGAATATAACCAACGGCAATGATATAG AGCTGAGGAAGCGTCCGCAGTCCTGGGCCTCTACGCCGGACATTGACGAGCCGGACGATGCCGGGCGCCGTCCGCAGCCAGCGGTCCCTAGCCGAGCAACCGTTGCCGAGGATAACAATGTGGCCGTCACTGTCAAGCTGCCGGTGCCGCCGCGGCGTCACACAACTGCCTTGGACATTAAGGAG GTGGAACACGCTCTTACACCGTCAACCCGTGTCACATCCTCGCCCAGTAAAACTTCAAGTATTCCAGATGAGTTAGTCATCCTGTCGACAGACAGTCTAGCCGAGCGTGTCCGAAAAATGAATCTCCTCAAGAAGCAACGCAGTCTGAACTCCCGAGAAAACAGTCGCGAGCGATCCGTTCCGCGGAGAGATGA GGAAACCGAGTCCACTGCATCCACTGCGCCAGCAGTTCCTGATCGACCTGAGCGCAGTAAGTCGGGAACTTCGTTGAATCAGACTCCACAAGCTGAGCTGAAACGCGCCGCGCTGCCACCAAAAAAAGTGGCGGTGGCTGCGGCCACGACAACAACGGCGTCCAGCAGCAGTGGAACCAGCAACCTGAAGACCACAACATCCGTCTCTAGTGAAGTGAAGGTAGCTGCATCTTCAAGTTCCAGTTCGGTGCGTCGCAAGGAAGCGGATGTTGCCGTGGCCAGCAAGGAAATTAAAAGACAAACCGTACCCGCTGCATCATCATCCCACACCTCCTCCAACCACACAACCACTCCCAGCACGCCGGCCAAGTCCCAGGATGCCCAGGCCATGCAGGAGCAAATGAAATTGCTGCGAACGGAGTTGGAGACGATGAAGGTACGGGCAGAGAGAGCGGAGCGCGACAAAAGCGATATCCTGCTGCGGCGTCTGGCCTCCATGGATACCAGCACCAATCGGACAGCTGCATCTGAGGCCCTAAATCTCCAGCAGAAGCTAAACGAAATGAAGGAGCAGCTGGACCGAGTCAGCGATGACAAGCGCAAGCTGAACCTTCGGATGAAGGAGCTGGAGAGCAAGGGCAGCGAGTCCGAGCTCAGGCGGAAGCTGCAGGCCGCCGAGCAGATTTGCGAGGAGCTGATGGAGGAGAACCAGTCTGCCAAGCGGGAGATACTCAATCTGCAAGCCGAGATGGACGAGGTGCAGGACACGTTCCGCGATGACGAGGTGAAGGCAAAGACCAGCCTGCAGAAGGAACTTGAGAAGGCCACCAAGAACTGTCGCATCCTCAGCTTCAAGCTAAAGAAGAGCGACCGCAAGATTGAGACGCTGGAGCAGGAGCGCCAGAGCTCCTTCAACGCCGAACTGAGTGCGAAGGTCAAAAAattggaggaggagctgcgaTTCTCTAGTGAGCTCACCAGGAAGCTGCAG ACCGAGGCCGAAGAGTTGCGAAACCCTGGGAAGAAGAAGGCGCCCATGCTAGGTGTTCTGGGCAAGTCGACATCGGCGGATGCCAAGATCACCAGAGAGTCCCTCACGCGTGGAGGCTCACAGGAAGATCCGCAGCACTTGCAGCGCGAGCTACAGGACTCCATTGAGCGGGAGACGGACCTAAAGGACCAATTAAAATTCGCCGAAGAGGAG CTTCAGCGACTCAGGGATCGGGATCGAGAGCGAAAGCGGGTTAGATTCAGTTGTGGCACTCAGACCTTTCACGAAATGCAATCTGAATTGGTGGCTTTCCCTCGAGGCACTCAGACCGAGGCCTTGGTACAGAGTGATGTGTCCACCAGTATGGAGAACTGGGTGGCCACAAAAGAGGGTGTCACCCAAACTGATCTAGAACGAGAGATTACGCCGTCGCCATTTATGGGGCTTttcccatcatcatcatcatcgtcgcaCTCGAGAGTTGGTCAATCCAATCGCTCCCTACTCTTTCCCAGCGCCATTTCGCATGTCCTTCTGAGTGGAGCAG GTCGTAAGCTCAGCCCCACCCCGCATCCTCATCGCCTCGCTCCCGAGGTCCAGGCCGATCGCGACGAGGGAATCTCCGACGAGGATGACCCTGCCGAGCTGAGAATTCTGCTGGAGCTGAACGAGCAGGAGGCCTCCATACTGCGCCTCAAGGTGGAGGATCTGGAGAAGGAGAATGCCGAGTCCAAGAAGTATGTGCGTGAGCTTCAAACCAAGCTGCGGCAGGACAATTCCAGTTCCAGTGGCAGCAAGAGCTCTCTTCTCAGCTTCGGAACGTCTCCGAGTGCGGCCGAAAAGAAACTGAAGACCCTCAACGAGGAGCTGAGCCTGCTGCGAAAGACGCtgcaggagaaggagcaggcGGCTGAGTCTCTCAAGGACCAACTCAGCAGATTGAGCACACTGGAAACCGAAAACGACAAGTTGGCCAAGGAGAATAAGCGGCTCCTGGCTCTGCGCAAGGCCAGCGAAAAGAACGGCGAGGTGGATGCAAAGATGAAGGAATCTCTGGCAGTGGCCCAGCGGGAAAGGGATGAGCTGACTGCTCGGCTGAAGCGGATGCAGTTGGAAGCGGATGCCAAGCTGCCAGCTCGCACTGCCAAAAGGGTCAACGATCTGACGCCCAAGAGCCATCTTAAGAAATGGGTGGAGGAGTTGGAGGACGAGATCAGCGAGATGCGGGTAATGCTCAGCTCCAGTGGAACTGATCAGCTCAAGGCCCTACAAACAGCCAAGGGGAGTCTTGAGGAAGAGGTGCAGAAATATAAACAGAAGCTGACCCTGGCCGAGGGCGACGTCCAGCGATTGAAGCTTCTCAATGGCACCAGCAGCAAGGTCAACGAGCTGGAACAGAAGCTCAAGCGCAGCGATGAGGATGCCAAGAAACTTAACTCGAAGCTCAAGGATTTGGAGGAGAAGCTCAAAAAGCAGGACGTTCAACTGAAGCAGACTGAGGTGAACAAGTCCAGTTTGGAGACGCAGAGCAAGCGGGAGAAGGAGAGGCTATCGGGCCTGGAGAAGGACTTGGAAAAGCAAGGCAAGGAAAAGGAGAAGCTGGAGGCCAAGATCACCCAACTGGACGCGGATCTACTCAGTGCCAAGAAGACAGCCGAGAAGAACAAATCGAGCTTGGAAAAGGAGATCAAGGATCTCAAGGCCAAGGCCAGCAAGTCAGATAGCAAGCAAGTGCAGGATCTCAAGAAGCAAGTGGAGGAGGTCCAGTCCTCGCTAAGCTCGGAGCAAAAGCGCTACGAGGACCTCAACAACCTGTGGGAGAAACTCTCCGAGGAAACTATCCTGATGCGGGCCCAACTCACCACCGAGAAGCAGAGCCTTCAGGCCGAGCTGAACGCCAACAGGCAGAAGATCTCCGAGATGGACACCATCCGAATCGAGCGCACCGACATGGCTCGCAAGTTGAATGAAGCTCAAAAGAAGATCGCCGACCTGCAGGCCAAAGCCCTCAAGACCTCCAATGGCAATGGCGGCGAGTACGAGCGCACGGTTCTCAAGAACAAGCTGTCGGAGAAGGAGCACGAGTATGAGCGGCTGCGCCGAGAGAACGAGATGAACATCGACCTGGTATTCCAGCTCCGTAAGGATAACGACGATCTCAATGGCAAATTGAGCGATTACAACCGGATCGAGCAGGCCCAGCTATCGTTGAATGGCCATGGAGCGAGACGAGATGCTGAGATCAGGGATCTGAAGGACCA ATTACAAAACACTGAGCTTCAAATGAAGTCTGAGGTGGCTACCACTCGACTGCGGTACGAGCAGCAGGTGAAGAACCTCAGCGGAGAACTGAACTCAATGCAG CGCCAATGTGAACGCTTCAAGAAAGATCGAGACGCCTTCAAGCAGATGCTGGAAGTGGCGCAGAAGAAGATCGGGGATCTGAAGGCCAACAACACGGGCAGACAAAGTCGTGGTTCCATGCACAGCAGCGATGACGATGACAAGAGCAAGATCGCCTACTTGGAACAGCAG ATTGGTCATCTGGAGGATCAGCTGGTCGAGTCCCGGCTAGAGTCCAGCAAGGTCAAGACCGAACTTGTCTCCGAGCGCAGTGCCAACGAGATCAAAATCTCCGAGATGCAATCGAAGCTGAACGAGTTCGAAGAGGAACGGGTCATCGGATCGGGCAGCACCAAGTTGCCGGGCATGAAGACTAAGCTGGAGTTGTCCTGGCAGAAGGAGCGGGAGGATCAGCAGCGTCTGCTGCAGGAGACCTCCACTCTGGCCCGAGATTTGCGCCAGACCCTCTTTGAAGTGGAACGCGAGCGGGACAAGGAGCGGCTGGAGTCCAAGCGAAAGTTGGACCAAATCAAGCGCGCCACCGAGGAGGAAATGGAGGAGGGACGCAAAAAGATTGCCGAGCTTCAGTGCGATCTGCTGGAGCTGCGCGATGTCCATGCCAAACTGCGTACCTCCAACGAGAAGTTAAGGCGCGAG CGTGAACGCTACGAAAAGGAACTGATCAAGAGACGCATGGAGGCGGATGGCGGCGACCGAAAGGTGGGGGCTCTTTTGCAAACTGTTGACGAGCTAGTGAAGATCGCTCCTGACCTTAAAATGGTGGGCAGCGGAGGATCCTCGCGAGGCGGCACCGGATACGATAAGAACTTGCGTCCAGAACAGCCGGATGTGCGGCGCAGTCGATCGCCCTCGCCAACGCTTAGCAGCTCACAAATCACCAATGTCCTGGCGCGATTGGCTGAGGCGTCCGAGGAGTTGCGAAAGTTCCAGAGGCTAAACGAAGACGAACAGGAGCGGAGCCGGATTCGACGCGGCAATTTGCGACGAGCTGCCTCGCAGGAAAACGATCACCACGGCAGCACTAGCTCGGTGGCCAGTGCAGCGGGCTCACAGCGCGGCGGGAATCGCGTCTCCCGGAATTCGTCCAATAATGGCAGCCTGATTCGAAAGAGCCTCTCACTGGATCACTCCATACAGAGGGATCAG AACATTTGGCGCCAGGACGATGGCAGTGTGTCCTCAATGCAATCTATTGACTCGGAGCTAGGCGGCCTGGTCCGAGACTCCAGCTTGGATTCACGACTCGATTCGCGTCTATCGGGAGGATCCACCCAGAGCGATTTACCCCGGGGACCtcgcaaaaagaaaaagggcATCATGGGCAAGCTGCGCAGCCTGACCAAGAGCAGTCGCAATTCCGAGAGTGAAATATCA ATTCAAGGATCTGATTCAGACATCAGCGTTGCCAGCGATATGAGGTCGAGCAAAAAGGATCTGCGTGGCCGGCTTTCCGGGATGTTCAAGCGCTCCGGCTCTAATTCACGCAGCGAGAGCATGGAACGAGCTGGGTCCGAGCAGAGACCCGTGGCCGTTACAGTCGTGGGACATCCGGATGGACCACAGCCTCGCGAGCCGCCACCTGCCAATTCCCTTACACCGAGACCGATACGTTCT ATCCCAAAACCACCCAGCGGCGGAGGAGTACCCACCACACCAACCACAAGACGACGTGTAGCCAAGTAG